A stretch of Myroides oncorhynchi DNA encodes these proteins:
- a CDS encoding alpha/beta hydrolase family protein: protein MKTDYRINTINPSKISPDGKWVIVNKTYLNSTIADSTYYINTQDKRKINVTHIQNMYQNLLFDDLVVGTFNKEVIILDANKNKIIATKEQVTKYHTIANKDNNLLITLNNNNALNIEKIDKRKTLNQPLLYKSEVKNYHLSPNKTKLIFYTPNSLNIFDLNTLENTEIKDQSQDISKLYWNNDNTLFAYTDKTNNLLIINIKIKEIKKITLSKEKLERFEVNFYFNNDLFIKYNFKTNKEISHSQYLDIWNGNSRFIYPSNYKLKHQLNYKAFIYQYNENKTIELERTRDKDYSFIDLPNHILRYNPFKLQKFESSILPIQYSLIDINTLISEVEIASYKVPVAFAKNNFVLYKPLNSRNQLWHLYNLTTKQELAIKVDEYSSLIANTNNQEILYFIKEKLNKFNLNTNTTITIANFPIGSKNTILNLQSNTYTSNLDSIKYIYSKVGETERIFSITDNKTILLSESNQKSFSKSLALKGNLTSADNKVFVYTENSFNSPVEIKVIDNNKISTLLKTDIEPTQYNWKKRQSIKYTDRYNKELESTLLYPKDYDPLNKYPMVVYVYNEKPFNTFSSFELPTTVNQTGFNASLLNEQGYFVYFVDSYVNNIGPGISALECITLGVEEILKKEKSIDREKLGLIGHSFGGYKASFIATQTNLFSTIVSGSAAHDLISGLTFRYSKYRIMPDWFMAERAQYGMQKKYSEDPKKYIDNSPLHNAHKAKTPMLLYTGLLDENIHSTNTINMFNALKRENVPTIALFYKNIGHTTGPDTPIEANDLTTRVLDWFDYHLKDKKDIQWIKEGLDYNEYTWSKQDDF, encoded by the coding sequence TTGAAAACCGACTATAGAATCAATACAATAAATCCTTCTAAGATAAGCCCTGATGGTAAATGGGTAATTGTCAACAAGACATATCTAAACAGTACAATAGCTGACTCAACTTATTATATCAATACTCAAGACAAAAGAAAAATCAATGTCACTCATATCCAGAATATGTACCAAAATTTGTTATTTGATGACTTAGTCGTTGGGACATTTAATAAGGAAGTAATAATTCTAGATGCGAACAAAAACAAAATAATCGCAACAAAAGAGCAAGTAACAAAATATCATACTATAGCCAATAAAGACAATAATCTATTAATCACATTAAACAATAACAATGCTTTAAATATTGAAAAAATTGATAAACGAAAAACACTTAACCAACCTCTGCTTTACAAATCAGAGGTTAAGAACTATCACTTAAGTCCAAACAAAACAAAGTTAATTTTCTACACTCCCAATTCATTAAACATCTTTGATTTAAACACACTAGAAAACACAGAAATTAAAGATCAGTCACAAGATATAAGCAAATTATACTGGAACAATGATAATACACTTTTTGCATACACTGACAAAACCAATAATTTACTGATTATCAACATCAAAATAAAAGAAATTAAGAAAATAACCCTATCAAAAGAAAAACTAGAAAGGTTTGAAGTGAACTTCTATTTTAACAACGATTTATTTATAAAATACAATTTCAAAACCAATAAAGAGATTAGTCATAGCCAATACCTTGATATATGGAACGGAAATTCTAGATTTATATATCCTAGTAATTACAAGTTGAAACATCAACTAAATTACAAAGCCTTTATTTATCAATACAATGAGAATAAAACAATTGAGTTAGAAAGAACAAGAGATAAAGATTATAGTTTTATTGATCTGCCAAACCACATACTAAGATACAATCCCTTTAAATTACAGAAATTTGAATCTTCTATTCTACCTATACAATACTCTTTAATAGATATTAATACGTTAATCTCAGAAGTTGAAATTGCTTCTTATAAAGTACCTGTGGCATTTGCTAAAAACAATTTTGTACTATATAAGCCTTTAAATAGCAGAAATCAACTTTGGCATTTGTACAATCTAACTACTAAACAAGAGCTGGCAATAAAAGTAGACGAATATAGTTCTTTAATTGCAAATACTAATAACCAAGAAATACTATACTTCATTAAAGAAAAACTTAATAAATTCAACCTTAATACAAACACAACAATAACAATTGCAAATTTCCCTATTGGAAGCAAAAACACAATACTAAATTTACAATCAAACACTTACACGTCTAATCTAGATAGTATTAAATACATTTATAGTAAAGTAGGTGAAACCGAGAGAATATTTAGCATAACAGATAATAAAACAATACTACTAAGTGAAAGTAATCAAAAGTCTTTTAGTAAATCACTAGCCTTAAAAGGCAACCTTACAAGTGCTGATAACAAAGTATTTGTATACACAGAAAATAGTTTTAATTCCCCTGTCGAAATTAAAGTTATTGACAACAATAAAATTTCAACATTGCTCAAAACTGACATAGAACCTACACAATATAATTGGAAGAAGAGACAGAGCATTAAGTACACAGATAGATATAACAAGGAATTAGAAAGTACCTTACTCTATCCTAAAGATTATGATCCTTTAAACAAATATCCAATGGTTGTATATGTCTACAACGAAAAACCATTTAATACCTTTTCCTCTTTTGAACTACCGACAACTGTCAATCAAACAGGATTTAATGCTAGCCTATTAAATGAACAAGGGTATTTTGTATATTTTGTGGATTCTTATGTGAATAATATAGGTCCTGGTATATCTGCTCTCGAATGTATAACTCTAGGCGTTGAAGAAATACTGAAGAAAGAAAAGTCTATAGATCGAGAGAAATTAGGTTTAATTGGGCATTCCTTTGGCGGTTATAAAGCAAGTTTTATTGCTACACAAACAAACCTATTCTCAACCATAGTCAGTGGCTCTGCTGCGCATGACCTTATTAGTGGATTAACTTTTAGGTATAGTAAGTACAGAATAATGCCCGATTGGTTTATGGCAGAACGAGCTCAATATGGAATGCAAAAAAAATATAGTGAAGATCCTAAAAAATATATAGACAACTCCCCCCTTCACAATGCTCACAAAGCGAAAACGCCTATGCTACTTTACACAGGATTATTAGATGAAAATATTCACAGTACCAATACCATAAATATGTTTAATGCACTTAAGAGAGAAAATGTTCCAACAATAGCGCTATTTTATAAAAACATAGGTCATACCACTGGTCCAGATACTCCGATAGAGGCTAATGATCTAACTACTAGAGTTCTTGACTGGTTTGATTATCACTTAAAAGATAAAAAAGACATTCAATGGATAAAAGAAGGTTTGGATTATAATGAATATACATGGAGTAAGCAGGATGACTTTTAA
- the thiL gene encoding thiamine-phosphate kinase, translating to MIENKNQSKTDIGQLGEFGLIEHLTQNFTIQNDSTDKGIGDDAAILSFGEDKVVVSTDLLIEGVHFDLAYTPLKHLGYKAVVVNLSDICAMNATPTQITVSIAVSNRFPLEALDELYEGIALACNYYKVDLVGGDTTSSQKGLIISVTAIGKAKEEDIIYRSGAGETDLLVVSGDIGSAYMGLQILEREKQVFLVNPNSQPDLSIYEYIIERQLKPEARTDIKQLLTDLEVQPTAMIDISDGLSSEIMHLCKSSTVGCNLYEDKLPLDPQFMNTCEEFNIDATTMAINGGEDYELLFTIKMEDFDKIKGNPNLSIIGHMTQESEGVHLISRENTKIPLKARGWNPLENKDEE from the coding sequence ATGATCGAGAATAAAAATCAATCTAAAACAGATATTGGACAATTAGGTGAGTTTGGCTTAATAGAGCACTTAACTCAAAACTTTACTATCCAGAATGACAGCACTGACAAAGGAATCGGTGATGATGCCGCTATACTTTCCTTTGGTGAAGACAAAGTAGTTGTATCTACAGATCTTTTGATAGAAGGTGTACACTTTGACTTAGCCTACACGCCACTAAAGCACTTAGGATATAAAGCTGTCGTAGTTAATCTATCAGATATCTGCGCGATGAATGCTACTCCTACACAAATCACAGTCTCTATAGCTGTCTCTAACCGCTTTCCACTAGAAGCATTAGACGAGCTATATGAAGGTATCGCATTAGCGTGCAATTACTATAAAGTAGATTTAGTAGGTGGAGACACTACATCTTCTCAGAAAGGGCTTATTATTAGCGTTACAGCTATTGGTAAAGCGAAAGAAGAGGACATCATCTACCGCAGTGGCGCTGGAGAGACTGACTTACTAGTAGTATCAGGTGATATCGGATCAGCTTACATGGGGCTGCAAATCTTAGAAAGAGAGAAACAAGTATTCTTAGTAAACCCAAATAGCCAACCTGACTTATCTATCTATGAATACATCATCGAGAGACAACTTAAGCCTGAAGCTAGAACAGACATCAAACAGCTTTTAACAGACTTAGAAGTACAGCCGACAGCCATGATAGATATCTCAGATGGCCTGTCATCAGAGATTATGCACTTGTGCAAAAGCTCTACTGTAGGATGTAACTTATATGAAGACAAGCTTCCTCTTGATCCTCAGTTTATGAACACTTGCGAAGAGTTTAACATCGACGCTACTACGATGGCGATAAACGGTGGTGAAGATTATGAACTACTATTCACTATCAAAATGGAAGACTTCGATAAGATTAAGGGTAACCCTAACTTATCTATCATAGGACACATGACGCAAGAGAGCGAAGGTGTACACCTGATCAGTAGAGAGAACACTAAGATTCCTCTTAAAGCAAGAGGTTGGAATCCTTTAGAAAACAAAGACGAAGAATAA
- a CDS encoding RagB/SusD family nutrient uptake outer membrane protein — protein MNNSISHKKLFTYSILLLLINFILISCDQLVDVDLPDNKVNQQDVFKNVSSVKSALSQLYTNVRDKNFITKNTNGVSHGLSLYTDELNYVGTSTSNFYINSIQPNSPETANWWNSAYQNIYQINAFIEGLTQSQYIEQKLKEPFLGEAYTLRALHYHYLIQLYGDIPYTLTTDYKFNTNINKTPYNQVLLEIEKNLLIAHQYLTYEYRSANKFHINKAIVELLLAENYLLQKRFDLAQQYCQNILDNKLYQIESDLNNTFKKTSKSTLWQLSPHLETNITPEANAYIFTALSANTTAISTELINKFDPEDLRLKNWIKSTTVNNTKFLTAFKYKNKTNNTDEYSIFYRIEHVYFIYIESLFFQNKRLQAITELNKIRQVRGVKPIDTALSSDEFEQVFLDESQREFFTEIGQRFFTLKRFEKLNQLKSTKTNWLDYHQLFPIPEKQLLINKNLNPNNHGY, from the coding sequence ATGAACAATTCAATATCACATAAAAAACTATTCACATATAGCATATTACTATTATTAATTAACTTCATACTAATATCTTGTGACCAATTAGTAGATGTTGATTTACCTGATAACAAAGTAAATCAACAAGACGTTTTCAAAAATGTATCTAGTGTAAAATCTGCATTATCACAACTTTATACAAATGTTCGAGACAAAAATTTTATAACTAAAAACACAAATGGCGTTAGTCATGGACTGAGTCTATACACTGATGAACTTAATTATGTAGGTACTTCTACAAGCAATTTTTATATAAACTCTATTCAACCCAATAGCCCAGAAACAGCAAACTGGTGGAATAGTGCCTATCAAAATATTTACCAAATTAATGCCTTTATCGAAGGTTTAACTCAATCCCAATACATTGAACAAAAACTAAAAGAACCTTTCTTAGGCGAGGCGTACACTTTAAGAGCTTTACACTACCATTACCTTATTCAATTATACGGTGATATTCCCTATACTCTAACTACTGATTATAAGTTCAACACAAACATTAACAAAACGCCTTATAATCAAGTTCTTTTAGAAATTGAAAAAAATCTTCTTATTGCACATCAATACTTAACGTATGAATATAGATCAGCAAACAAATTTCACATCAATAAAGCTATTGTTGAATTGCTACTGGCAGAAAACTACCTTTTACAGAAGAGATTCGATCTAGCACAACAGTACTGTCAAAACATACTCGACAACAAGCTTTATCAAATCGAATCAGACCTAAATAATACATTCAAAAAAACATCTAAAAGTACTCTATGGCAACTTAGTCCACATCTTGAAACTAATATCACTCCAGAAGCAAATGCCTACATATTTACAGCTTTAAGCGCCAATACAACAGCCATTAGTACAGAACTGATAAATAAATTCGATCCTGAAGATTTAAGGTTAAAAAATTGGATAAAGAGTACTACGGTTAACAATACTAAATTTTTAACTGCTTTTAAATACAAGAACAAGACGAATAACACAGACGAATATTCCATTTTCTATAGAATTGAACACGTTTATTTTATTTACATTGAGAGCTTGTTCTTTCAAAATAAACGATTACAAGCTATCACTGAGTTAAATAAGATAAGACAAGTAAGAGGAGTAAAACCTATAGATACTGCTCTAAGCTCTGACGAATTTGAACAGGTATTTCTAGATGAAAGTCAAAGGGAATTTTTTACAGAAATAGGTCAACGATTTTTCACTCTTAAAAGATTTGAAAAACTAAATCAATTAAAATCTACTAAAACAAATTGGCTTGATTATCATCAATTATTCCCTATACCTGAAAAACAACTATTAATCAACAAAAACTTAAACCCAAACAATCATGGATACTAA
- a CDS encoding DUF2723 domain-containing protein has product MLTFNYKKWNVIGGWLCFAIALLTYTLTVEPTVSFWDPGEYIATSAKLQVGHPPGAPFYQMLGAFFSMFATSPDKVALMVNMVAVISSAFTILFMYWTLSNLLKKIVVSKSEWTNHNAIVVLGSAAIGSLAFTFTDSFWFNAVESEVYASAMLLTSLLLYLGIRWYDDINTVKGNRWLLLIGLVIGASFGVHLMALLTVPSIALLYYFKKYEKVNIKNFIIANIVAVGVLFFLFAFLFPYTLALFGKTEIFMVNSMGMPFNSGTIFAFLLIIAFFAFGLRYTEKNNKIMANTLILTLLFISIGLTAWLMLPIRANAKVVINENTPSDATELLAYYQREQYGEESIYYDSYFTKKYTGLDKNNPWKDEKPNYERNYQTGKYEIVNEYKNAGQNFNETHKGFLPRLWSTDKNHRVNYMRYTKALNFHAAQGYAGNKELEELIEGVKNGLEKGEIGYEGLDKFFDTYGEYLDIEVPSFGSNMSFMFDYQFGYMFWRYLMWNFAGRQDDIQGQGDLQHGNWISGITFLDEIRLGSQKDLPSDALENKGRNTYFFLPFILGLIGVVFHYRKDPKMFWVLLVLFLFTSFALKIFLNERPFEPRERDYAVVPAFYVFALWIGFGVYAIYDGLKKYVQPKLAAPAVLIVSLFAAPVLLAQQNWDDHDRSDRYTALANAKAYLDSCDPNAILFTIGDNDTFPLWYLQDVEGYRTDVRVVCTSLLPLDWYIDQMKAKAYDSEPLPISFTHDQYVGNKRDAVLINKMIEERIDIQSLMNFIKSDDERTKIKTEAGTTLYIAPTGQIRIPVDSVNIAKYNIVSPHLRKDVPPYIDVDITDQAIYKHRLIMLDIVANNNWKRPIYFSGGSWGDDDFIWMKDYLQLSGLVYKLVPLKSDTENAHALDKGSIDADRMYDIVTKWYWGNMGSDKIYHDPQTRRNALSYRINLARLMEQLLLEGKDEKAKKVIDIAMTNMPIKYYGLYQVVHPFVEGSYKVGEKEKARLMVKELVQKSKESLTYYKGLQMDDIQYYQQEIMTDIEIWRELLEVVKEEDPSYFKTLVADFNTYNGYFSYFKRPNL; this is encoded by the coding sequence ATGTTGACATTCAATTACAAGAAGTGGAATGTTATAGGCGGTTGGCTATGTTTTGCTATCGCTCTATTAACTTATACACTAACAGTAGAACCAACTGTAAGCTTTTGGGATCCGGGAGAATACATTGCTACTTCTGCTAAACTACAAGTAGGACACCCTCCGGGAGCTCCATTTTATCAAATGTTAGGGGCTTTCTTCTCTATGTTTGCTACGTCACCTGATAAAGTTGCCTTAATGGTAAACATGGTTGCCGTTATATCAAGTGCCTTTACTATTCTCTTTATGTATTGGACGTTGTCTAATCTTTTAAAGAAAATCGTAGTTTCTAAAAGCGAGTGGACTAACCACAATGCTATTGTAGTCTTAGGTAGTGCAGCTATTGGTTCACTAGCATTTACTTTTACAGACAGCTTCTGGTTTAATGCTGTTGAGTCTGAAGTATACGCTTCTGCGATGCTATTAACTTCTCTCCTACTTTACTTAGGTATCAGATGGTATGATGACATCAATACAGTTAAAGGTAATCGTTGGTTATTGTTAATTGGATTAGTCATAGGGGCTTCTTTTGGTGTACACTTAATGGCGCTACTTACTGTTCCCTCTATTGCATTACTTTACTACTTTAAGAAGTATGAAAAAGTAAATATCAAGAACTTCATTATCGCGAATATCGTAGCAGTAGGGGTTCTATTCTTTCTATTTGCTTTTCTATTCCCATACACATTAGCCCTATTTGGCAAAACTGAGATCTTTATGGTCAACTCAATGGGAATGCCTTTTAATAGTGGTACCATATTCGCATTCTTACTTATCATAGCATTCTTTGCTTTTGGATTGAGATACACTGAGAAGAACAACAAAATAATGGCGAACACTCTTATACTTACCTTACTGTTTATTAGTATCGGACTTACAGCTTGGTTAATGCTACCGATTAGAGCCAATGCTAAAGTGGTAATCAATGAGAACACTCCTTCTGATGCTACAGAGCTATTAGCTTACTATCAACGTGAACAATACGGAGAAGAAAGCATCTATTACGATTCGTATTTCACTAAAAAATATACTGGGCTAGATAAAAACAACCCGTGGAAAGATGAAAAACCAAACTACGAAAGAAACTACCAAACTGGTAAGTATGAAATCGTAAATGAGTATAAAAACGCTGGTCAAAACTTTAACGAAACGCATAAAGGATTCCTTCCTAGACTGTGGAGTACGGATAAGAACCACCGCGTTAACTATATGAGATACACTAAAGCTTTAAACTTCCATGCAGCTCAAGGATATGCAGGAAACAAAGAGCTTGAAGAGCTTATAGAAGGTGTGAAAAATGGACTAGAAAAAGGCGAAATAGGATACGAAGGACTTGACAAATTCTTCGATACCTATGGAGAATACCTAGATATAGAAGTTCCTTCTTTTGGAAGCAACATGAGTTTCATGTTTGATTACCAATTTGGTTATATGTTCTGGCGTTACCTAATGTGGAACTTCGCAGGAAGACAAGATGACATCCAAGGTCAGGGTGACTTACAGCATGGTAACTGGATCAGTGGTATCACTTTCTTAGATGAAATCCGCTTAGGTTCTCAGAAAGACTTACCATCTGATGCATTAGAAAACAAAGGTAGAAACACCTATTTCTTCCTTCCATTCATACTAGGGCTTATAGGTGTGGTATTCCATTACCGCAAAGATCCTAAGATGTTTTGGGTACTTTTAGTACTGTTCTTATTTACTAGTTTTGCCCTAAAAATATTCCTTAATGAACGTCCATTCGAACCACGTGAACGTGACTACGCTGTAGTTCCTGCATTCTATGTGTTCGCATTATGGATTGGATTCGGAGTATACGCCATCTATGATGGACTTAAGAAATATGTACAGCCTAAACTAGCTGCACCAGCAGTATTAATCGTTTCACTATTCGCTGCGCCAGTCTTATTAGCACAGCAGAACTGGGACGATCACGATCGCTCTGACCGATATACAGCATTAGCAAATGCAAAAGCATATCTAGACTCTTGTGATCCGAATGCCATCTTATTCACTATTGGAGATAATGATACCTTCCCTCTTTGGTATTTACAAGATGTAGAAGGTTATAGAACTGACGTAAGAGTAGTGTGTACTAGCTTACTTCCGTTAGACTGGTATATTGATCAGATGAAGGCAAAAGCTTATGATTCTGAGCCACTACCTATTTCATTTACACATGATCAATATGTAGGTAACAAGAGAGACGCTGTCTTAATCAACAAAATGATTGAAGAGAGAATAGACATACAGTCTTTGATGAACTTTATCAAATCTGATGACGAAAGAACAAAAATAAAGACAGAAGCAGGTACTACCCTGTATATCGCTCCTACTGGACAAATCAGAATCCCAGTTGACAGTGTGAATATCGCAAAATACAATATTGTATCTCCTCATTTGAGAAAAGATGTTCCTCCATACATAGATGTTGACATCACAGATCAGGCTATCTATAAGCACCGTTTGATAATGCTTGATATAGTGGCAAATAATAACTGGAAAAGACCTATATACTTCTCTGGAGGAAGCTGGGGGGATGATGATTTCATCTGGATGAAAGACTACTTACAGTTAAGCGGTTTAGTATATAAACTAGTTCCTCTAAAATCTGATACAGAAAATGCACATGCACTAGACAAAGGTTCTATAGATGCAGACAGAATGTATGATATCGTAACCAAGTGGTATTGGGGGAATATGGGTAGTGATAAAATCTATCACGATCCACAGACTAGACGTAATGCGCTAAGCTACCGTATTAATCTTGCTCGCTTAATGGAACAATTACTTCTAGAAGGTAAAGACGAAAAAGCGAAGAAGGTAATTGACATAGCGATGACCAATATGCCAATTAAATACTATGGCCTTTACCAAGTAGTACATCCTTTTGTTGAAGGTTCGTATAAAGTAGGAGAGAAAGAGAAAGCTCGCCTTATGGTAAAAGAACTAGTTCAGAAATCTAAAGAATCTCTTACCTATTACAAGGGGCTACAGATGGATGACATCCAGTATTATCAACAAGAAATAATGACAGACATAGAGATATGGCGAGAATTACTAGAGGTAGTCAAAGAAGAAGACCCTAGTTATTTTAAAACTCTTGTTGCAGATTTTAATACATATAACGGTTACTTCTCATACTTTAAGAGACCTAATTTATAG